A single window of Plasmodium reichenowi strain SY57 chromosome 14, whole genome shotgun sequence DNA harbors:
- a CDS encoding hypothetical protein (conserved Plasmodium protein, unknown function) codes for MNKLFFLCFLVIIIYSLSIYYCNDNILENENNDDSTKDINNINKNSSNKSKSEKTSNYNNDQYNIDDAYNEDEENDDEEGDDDENDHFEIPINCTGGSNCFDSMDDINKIIDNKKKKMKYRRRRGKAIQIIKPNVNHTELIIIEENLEIFKRIDKPIAIVSVLGDMHTGKSFLLNLLNEHVIPDINKSNKYIENGFKVGNDITASTYGIWIWSEPIKINVKKLKKIYEYINENFTNFIKSYEYEKDEYNEEIIDLLNLYKTDDWISNVQELNLSDTDEVNLILMDTQGLNSPNVNKRYDEILYALTNLISTDIIFLTMKMINNKDLEFIENITKDANLFMLRAYTRSSGSTFSIKKNNFHKILDTLNNNLENNSLILESIASKNLMWVVHDFSQRLDVRKGKLWLDILLNSDRRDLDIKYWKKIISNKSKDKHDAYTTKKQKIAYLTYNENSSSGLLPNNNNNNNISNDSSSNYKLNILYKNIDCVLLRNMYHNKEFDFTKANINDLNEEYKNDVLLLRYKIYLRALLFPKKMYSDVQMNNIINKIRKEQKLREEQEKNKDNKNNDTNNQTNDLNSNKNESSGSQVTNRFMSGHDVYDFITFLVKSANQNLFTNVNQFFKHFKINRAEISRNDLIFLYKKYLLQFMENEDVEFISNLNDENDDLFLQKEGNNMSVNNDENSDADSLFNDDENMQLKEHNIKDGEDNTHQKKDSYKLPPLLNEIKKYEELIREQILNIWYKYTESDFHDEEEKELIKDIENNLYERLDQIKIEMLELGEMNIRKFCKIACEDALQIVVEDIKMKSDQYPIKQKDLTTFFESVSYNLIKYLEKKLSKNSDKLDLIYYKDNICSPLINNTFQEFYFLKKKNITLNENRLKSYFSNAVEKGKEVFEVLAENTENITEYFKNKNMFYTVLDKWTSEAINTYTLTLSDFSKEEKEINDEYLSVLNNDIKLLKQKAMEKWHNHCRDKTSALYNMHKSNLKKNFLENFNFPLDELVLQDIFLNLKGQEEMKYMDIYCANEDSWNSEYKNFLKLTDEIFQFIKDENLKAIQITCQQPLDELKNGIKGEIHKYYLWSSLKSTLYNRALIVLSSNIENIYIKNQRENKIQSNLDEKYNNKNKNYKRISKDLMSKVINRWLNNDIYNVYYPIIRKQFLHRIVCYLGIAILIFIISLVVYFKKFHASFLFLIILALFMVFGYQQISIYGKTFFRHVVFYMYEGIANVFGTEGAIIVSILFISVTAIYVYNYHIVKFKNRVAKNTKKLLQSQNIMNMSGQNPYNDYNPSSKMRIFKPNFWRFQDYDKDPKYHAPNMPHDYKMHNDSSQYMDLKNRSNRPNKMDDYTSFNNSSKFQRRSYLD; via the coding sequence atgaataaactattttttttatgtttccttgtgataattatatattcattaagtatttattattgtaatGATAACATTttagaaaatgaaaataatgacGATTCTacaaaagatataaataatattaataaaaattcatCGAATAAATCAAAGAGCGAGAAAACAAGTAACTACAATAATGatcaatataatatagacGACGCATATAACGAAGACGAAGAgaatgatgatgaagaaggagatgatgatgaaaatgatCATTTCGAAATCCCAATAAATTGCACTGGTGGTAGTAATTGCTTTGATTCTATggatgatataaataaaataatagataataaaaaaaagaaaatgaaatatcGAAGAAGGAGAGGGAAAGCTatacaaattataaaaCCAAATGTAAATCATACGgaattaattataatagaagaaaatttagaaatatttaaaagaatagATAAACCTATTGCTATTGTTTCAGTATTAGGTGATATGCATACAGGGAAATCTTTTTTacttaatttattaaatgaacaTGTAATACCagatattaataaaagtaacaaatatattgaaaatgGGTTCAAAGTAGGTAATGATATTACTGCTAGTACTTATGGTATATGGATATGGTCTGAACctataaaaattaatgtgaagaaattaaaaaagatatatgaatatattaatgagaactttacaaattttataaaaagttatgaatatgaaaaagatgaatataatgaagaaattattgatttattaaatttatataaaacagATGATTGGATTTCAAATGTCCAAGAATTAAATTTATCTGATACAGATGAAGTcaatttaattttaatggATACACAAGGTTTAAATAGTCcaaatgtaaataaaagatatgatgaaatattatatgcCCTAACCAATTTAATATCTACagatataatttttttaactATGAAAATGATTAACAATAAAGATTTAGAATTTATAGAAAACATAACTAAAGATGCTAACTTATTTATGTTAAGAGCATATACTAGATCGAGTGGTTCTACTTTTtctattaaaaaaaataattttcataaaattttagatacacttaataataatttagaaaataattctttaatatTAGAGAGTATTGCTTCTAAAAATTTAATGTGGGTTGTACATGATTTCAGTCAACGTCTTGATGTCAGAAAAGGGAAATTATGGTtagatattttattaaattcgGATAGAAGAGATTTAGATATTAAATAttggaaaaaaataatttctaATAAAAGTAAAGATAAACATGATGCATATacaacaaaaaaacaaaaaatagcttatttaacatataatGAGAATTCTAGTTCTGGTCTTTTaccaaataataataataataataatattagtaATGATTCGTCATctaattataaattaaatatattatataaaaatatcgATTGTGTTTTATTAAGAAATATGTATCACAATAAAGAATTTGATTTTACTAAAGCTAATATTAACGatttaaatgaagaatataaaaatgatgttttgttattaagatataaaatatatctaaGAGCTTTGTTATttccaaaaaaaatgtattcTGATGTtcaaatgaataatattattaataaaattagaaaagaacaaaaattaagagaggaacaagaaaaaaataaagataataaaaacaatgATACAAATAATCAGACAAATGACTTaaatagtaataaaaaCGAATCATCAGGGTCACAAGTAACTAATCGATTTATGTCTGGTCATGATGTATATGATTTTATTACCTTTTTAGTAAAGTCTGCAAATCAAAACTTATTTACAAATGTGAATCAGttttttaaacattttaaaattaatagaGCAGAAATAAGTAGAAatgatttaatatttttatataaaaaatatttattacaatTTATGGAAAATGAAGATGTTGAATTTATTAGTAATTTGaatgatgaaaatgatgatttatttttacaaaaagaaggaaataatatgtcagtaaataatgatgaaaacTCAGATGCAGACtcattatttaatgatGATGAGAATATGCAATTAAAAGAACATAACATAAAAGATGGAGAAGATAATACACaccaaaaaaaagataGTTATAAATTACCACctttattaaatgaaataaaaaaatatgaagaatTAATAAGAGAACaaattttgaatatatGGTATAAATATACAGAAAGTGATTTTCatgatgaagaagaaaaagaattaattaaagatattgaaaataatttatatgaaagattagatcaaataaaaatagaaatgTTAGAATTAGGTGAAATGAATATCAGaaaattttgtaaaatCGCATGTGAAGATGCATTACAAATTGTAGTTGAagatattaaaatgaaaagtGATCAATATCcaataaaacaaaaagatCTTACGACATTTTTTGAATCAGTTAgttataatttaattaaatatttagaGAAGAAATTATCTAAAAATTCAGATAAATTAgatttaatttattataaggataatatatgtagtcctttaattaataatacatttcaagaattttattttctaaaaaaaaaaaatattaccTTAAATGAAAATAGATTAAAGTCCTATTTTTCCAATGCTGTAGAAAAAGGTAAAGAAGTTTTTGAAGTGTTAGCTGAAAATACAGAAAATATAActgaatattttaaaaataaaaatatgttttatacAGTATTAGATAAATGGACGTCTGAAGcaattaatacatatacattAACCTTATCTGATTTTTcaaaagaagaaaaagagattaatgatgaatatttaagtgtcttaaataatgatataaaattattaaaacaGAAAGCTATGGAAAAATGGCATAATCATTGTAGAGATAAAACCAGTgctttatataatatgcataaaagtaatttaaaaaagaatttcttagaaaattttaattttccATTAGACGAATTAGTATTACaagatatttttttaaatttaaaaggTCAAGAGgaaatgaaatatatggatatatattGTGCAAATGAAGATTCATGGAATAGTGAATATAAGaactttttaaaattaacaGATGAAATATTTCAATTTATTAAGGATGAAAATTTGAAAGCAATACAAATAACATGTCAGCAACCATTAgatgaattaaaaaatggaaTAAAAGGAGAaattcataaatattatttatggagttctttaaaaagtacattatataatagaGCATTAATAGTACTTTCAAGtaatattgaaaatatttatataaaaaatcaaagagaaaataaaattcaATCAAATTTagatgaaaaatataataataaaaataaaaattataaaagaatttcAAAAGATTTAATGAGTAAAGTAATTAATAGATGgttaaataatgatatctataatgtatattatcCTATTATTAGAAAACAATTTCTACATAGAATTGTATGTTATCTAGGTATAGctatattaatatttattatatcattagTTGTATATTTCAAGAAATTCCATGCTAGCTTCCTTTTCTTAATTATATTAGCATTATTTATGGTATTTGGATATCAACAAATATCTATATATGGAAAAACATTCTTTAGACATGTagtattttatatgtatgaaGGAATAGCTAATGTTTTTGGAACAGAAGGTGCTATTATCGTttcaatattattcatatctGTAACTGccatatatgtatataattatcatattgTCAAATTTAAAAACAGAGTTGCAAAAAATACCAAAAAGTTATTACAATctcaaaatattatgaatatgtCAGGTCAAAACCCATACAATGATTATAATCCTTCATCCAAAATGAGAATTTTTAAACCAAACTTTTGGAGATTTCAAGATTATGATAAAGACCCTAAATACCATGCACCTAATATGCCTCATGATTATAAAATGCATAATGATTCATCTCAATATATGGACCTTAAAAATAGATCAAATCGACCGAACAAAATGGACGATTATACCTCATTTAACAATTCAAGTAAATTTCAGAGAAGATCATATTTGGactaa
- a CDS encoding hypothetical protein (conserved Plasmodium protein, unknown function), whose protein sequence is MKVDIDGLFKSYDHNETIKYIDKLRNEIIEKEDDIKEFLKKESNNVIDNTIRIKKIYGCVEKTKKNLEDIISNYNKLVDNVKSTQVCNIEDIYKNELNEIEKDIVKNVWLKKYDKYEFLFENPFFEKKNKEAKEGLGNIINNIIINEDASLNTKDENVIIKYDYLINKKENKKKDVIVNYDCFYLNNYINNIYFDINKKIEEENYIYCINKIYRDIFISLIVLKSILKNEKIQNIYMNIFKKPNCNYYLHNFVNKYKHHFSNVILKLIHYSFYNLTFKHSCNFQTIIKSIMILLIFYNEKNTDIINFIHKNKENIKQHDINKKQMNNLFHAILNARLKLIHNFINKKKNKKFNKGNESDRNTIQKNELIHNNEYLPFNKLHIYFKKIIYVLLNTKYILLLLIDNSCCPLLHEQHIKKKNKDEHIYEKKYKKNYTDHITYEKNEICEKQFVYNQIHTDDKIHINKENQIDVVESYENNFLLYMKNEIFILQDIYNNKEDIKKSIEKNKEYFNYHINNIEDIKEKILNTNTDENFILLYKHYNQCIKNIYKYVIYLLHNYYYTNEYNIISIDFLFNEYTNIKLLYNEIKSTILLPETYFKPFIKPLQHSSIINDNYLIKINEELFNYFLFLFFNKSISIIPLFDNKPIDQWENVLIKFFKSFSYHVTTYLTYDNNSYFSIHDKIFFSFLLNAFYFYYEFYNIDLKIIYSEFSKIPKHFNNTKKYLKDKKKSHNRLSEHVLNNNNNYTKEKLFNNAFKNIIKEKIHPLLFSAYKLILFIEVKKMNTFVNVDFLYMNKNKDLSNFQELYDIFINILNNYDNIKTNTQVNDDVQGYDVLLNLLKENDNDIYMNININTNKNDINTKADDINKKADDINKKADDINKYGDEINKNSDGTQCVHVNYCNDFSNETQCVHVNYCNDFNDEEYKEFYFYVSLLRYNNKNKFNHFLDGLKNIQIYSQSNDMSNIFNNNENVHINKNNNNNNNVFNREPNFCLKDIKSIFFYIVYNIFKMCMKCFCSEYFDNLKCHLYYYLHMLLNYNMEHILCDKINSHLLNLFIFSNIFIIYIEKVMTTEQYKNIIIFIIKTILQKKIYQIYITFLQKVKDIYIIEMEKAQNKNLFNKKITELYHILLFDLYFCEQVLDKNNITNKSFYEDLIYLYKRNEMYYIKSTFYFIDIYKQTYNVYNENQNNNNKNKNNNNNKNNNKNNNISKEEHVQKQNIHPLIHKLYKSYNNFVHNQNEKNNNIMKNISFKFLIDDILVELNKLDNLNNIIYQKHIRSLVHNVIKNTYLLYYLFVQGTTLNNIINTNIEEEQNNLDIFHYNNVLKIDDHSIEEKLFTFFS, encoded by the coding sequence ATGAAAGTTGATATTGATGGTTTATTTAAATCTTATGACCATAATGAAACGATAAAGTATATTGACAAATTAAGAAACGAAATAATTGAGAAAGAGgatgatataaaagaatttttaaaaaaagaaagtaATAATGTCATTGATAATACTATTAGGattaagaaaatatatggTTGTGttgaaaaaacaaaaaagaatttagaagatattattagtaattataataaattagtAGATAACGTAAAAAGTACTCAGGTGTGTAATATtgaagatatatataagaatgAATTAAATGAGATTGAAAAGGATATTGTAAAAAATGTGTGGCTCAAAAAATATGACAAGtatgaatttttatttgaaaatccattttttgaaaaaaaaaataaagaagcAAAGGAAGGTTTaggaaatataataaataatataataataaatgaagatGCTTCTCTTAATACAAAGGATGAGaatgttataataaaatatgattatttgattaataaaaaagaaaacaaaaaaaaagatgtAATAGTAAATTATgattgtttttatttaaataattatattaataacatatattttgatattaataaaaaaatagaagaagaaaattatatatattgtataaataaaatttatagagacatatttatatctcTAATAGTTTTAAAGtctatattaaaaaatgaaaaaatacaaaatatatatatgaatatttttaaaaaaccaaattgtaattattatctacacaattttgtaaataaatataaacatcatttttcaaatgttatattaaaattaatacattACTCTTTTTATAATCTAACATTTAAACATTCTTGTAATTTCCAAACAATCATAAAATCCATAATGATTTTActcatattttataatgagaaaaatacagatattataaactttattcataaaaataaagaaaacataaaacaacatgatataaataagaaacaaatgaataatttatttcatGCTATTTTAAACGCAAgattaaaattaatacataattttattaacaagaaaaaaaataaaaaattcaacAAAGGTAATGAATCAGATAGAAATAcaatacaaaaaaatgaattaatccataataatgaatatcttccttttaataaattacacatatatttcaagaaaataatatatgtattattaaatacaaaatatattttattactaCTTATCGATAATAGTTGTTGTCCGCTTTTGCATGAACAAcatattaagaaaaaaaataaagatgagcacatttatgaaaaaaaatataaaaaaaactatACTGATCATATtacatatgaaaaaaatgaaatatgtGAAAAAcaatttgtatataatcAAATTCATACTGATGATAagatacatataaataaagaaaatcaAATAGATGTTGTCGAATCATATGAAAATAACTTTTTActatatatgaaaaatgaaatttttattttacaagatatatataataataaagaagatataaaaaagagtatagaaaaaaataaagaatattttaattatcatattaataatatagaagatataaaagaaaaaattttgaaTACTAATACAgatgaaaattttattcttttatataaacattataATCAATGtattaagaatatatataaatatgttatctatttattacataattattattatacaaatgaatataatattataagtatagatttcttatttaatgaatatacaaatattaaattattgtACAATGAAATTAAATCAACTATCTTACTACCAgaaacatattttaaacCTTTTATTAAACCATTACAACATTCATCAAttattaatgataattatttaataaaaataaatgaagaattatttaattatttcttattcctcttttttaataaatccATAAGCATAATACCCCTTTTTGATAACAAACCTATAGATCAATGGGAAAATGTTCTCatcaaattttttaaaagtttTTCATATCATGTAACAACCTATCTAacatatgataataatagttACTTTTCTATAcatgataaaatatttttttcttttcttctaaatgctttttatttttattatgaattttataatatcgATTTGAAAATCATATATAGTGAATTTTCAAAAATCCCAAAGcattttaataatacaaaaaaatatttgaaagataaaaaaaaatcacACAATCGGTTATCAGAACatgtattaaataataataacaattaCACAAAAGAAAAACTTTTTAACAATgcttttaaaaatataattaagGAGAAAATACACCCACTTTTATTTTCTGCCTATAAACTTATACTCTTTATTgaagtaaaaaaaatgaatacCTTTGTAAATGTGgactttttatatatgaataaaaataaagatcTTTCTAATTTTCAGGAACTctatgatatatttataaatattttaaacaattatgataatataaaaactaATACACAAGTTAATGATGATGTTCAAGGTTATGatgtattattaaatttattaaaagaaaatgataacgacatttatatgaatattaatattaatactAATAAGAATGACATAAATACAAAGGCTGATgacataaataaaaaggctgatgacataaataaaaaggctgatgacataaataaatatggtgatgaaataaacaaaaatagTGATGGGACTCAGTGTGTTCATGTGAATTATTGTAATGATTTTAGTAATGAAACTCAGTGTGTTCATGTAAATTATTGTAATGATTTTAATGATGAGGAATACAAAGAATTCTACTTTTATGTTAGTCTTTtaagatataataataaaaataaatttaatcattttttagatggtttaaaaaatattcaaatatatagtCAATCAAATGATATgtcaaatatatttaataataatgaaaatgttcatattaataaaaataataataataataataatgtttttAATAGGGAACCTAACTTTTGCCTTAAAGATATTAAgtctatatttttttatatagtgtataatatttttaaaatgtgTATGAAATGTTTTTGCTCAGAATATTTCGATAATTTAAAATGccatttgtattattatctacatatgttattaaattataatatggagcatatattatgtgataaaataaatagtcatttattaaacctatttatattttccaatatatttattatatatatagaaaaagTAATGACAACCgaacaatataaaaacattataatatttattataaaaacaatacttcaaaagaaaatatatcaaatatatattacctTTTTACAAAAGGTTAAagatatatacataatagAAATGGAAAAAgcacaaaataaaaacttatttaataaaaaaattacagAATTATATCATATCCTATTGTTTGATTTATACTTTTGTGAACAAGTCttagataaaaataatattacaaataaatCTTTTTATGAAGatcttatttatttatataaacgaaatgaaatgtattatattaaatcaactttttatttcatagatatatataaacaaacctataatgtatataatgaaaatcaaaacaataataataaaaacaaaaataataataataataaaaacaataataaaaacaataatatatctaaaGAAGAACACGTACAGAAACAAAACATTCATCCATTAATtcataaattatataagtCATATAACAATTTTGTACACaatcaaaatgaaaaaaataataatataatgaaaaatatatcatttaaatttttaattgaTGATATATTAGTAGAACTAAATAAATTAGATAACCttaacaatattatataccAGAAACACATACGTTCACTTGTACACAATgtcataaaaaatacatatttattatattatttatttgtacaAGGAACTACACtcaataatataataaacacAAATATTGAAGAggaacaaaataatttagacatttttcattataataatgtattaaaaattgATGATCATTCTATTGAAGAAAAGTTATTTACATTCTTTTCTTGA
- a CDS encoding hypothetical protein (conserved Plasmodium protein, unknown function) codes for MSEFKVGSKLKEQVVCTMQPLILCLHKYNDDITKCVPEINIFERTCSKKVNYVHDRIGLDDTRNTLYTGKKAI; via the coding sequence atgAGTGAATTTAAAGTAGGATCCAAACTAAAAGAACAAGTAGTCTGTACTATGCAACCCTTAATATTATGcttacataaatataatgatgatataacAAAATGTGTACCtgaaattaatatatttgaaagAACTTGTAGTAAGAAAGTAAATTATGTTCATGATAGGATTGGCCTAGATGATACCAGAAATACTTTATATACAGGGAAAAAAGCTATTtaa